The following proteins come from a genomic window of Terribacillus aidingensis:
- a CDS encoding LysR family transcriptional regulator → MEFHSNSIETFLAIVRAQTISGAAGELHVAQTTVSQRIKVLEKEFGIRLFERGKGIKKITLTPMGEEFYKLAEEWMRIEQEANLLRIQGPRLSLNVGTVNSFNALIIPTVVTDLISNKTPLKLQIYTSHSDQLYSEIEKRYLDVGYSLKERIHPNVTVEKFFTSPMVVLQSSNVSEYSDEHLHPRDLDPDYELFMPWGLEYQSWHDYWWSSSISSQVKLDSTHLLLHLLKGSLYWAIVPKSLADLALENGTFKVSGLSYPPPDYTVYRLTHVKQSSLKKQSIEIWNKTFSTYF, encoded by the coding sequence GTGGAATTTCATTCGAATTCAATTGAAACGTTCCTTGCTATTGTACGTGCACAAACCATTAGCGGAGCTGCAGGGGAGTTGCATGTAGCCCAAACAACTGTTAGTCAGAGAATAAAAGTACTTGAAAAAGAATTTGGTATAAGGTTGTTTGAACGTGGAAAAGGAATAAAAAAAATAACCCTCACTCCAATGGGCGAGGAATTTTACAAGTTAGCAGAAGAATGGATGAGGATTGAACAAGAAGCCAATTTATTAAGAATACAGGGACCACGACTTTCATTGAATGTAGGAACAGTGAATAGCTTTAATGCTCTAATTATACCTACAGTGGTAACAGATTTAATAAGCAACAAAACTCCATTAAAACTTCAAATCTATACATCGCATTCAGATCAGTTATACTCGGAAATCGAAAAAAGGTATCTTGATGTGGGCTATTCACTAAAGGAAAGAATTCATCCAAATGTTACTGTTGAAAAGTTTTTTACGTCACCTATGGTAGTACTGCAATCTTCAAATGTCAGTGAATACTCCGATGAACATCTACACCCGAGGGATTTAGATCCTGACTATGAGCTATTCATGCCGTGGGGGCTCGAATATCAATCTTGGCACGATTATTGGTGGAGTAGTTCTATAAGTTCACAAGTTAAATTAGACAGTACTCATCTCCTTCTCCATCTTTTAAAAGGATCATTGTATTGGGCAATTGTCCCCAAAAGTTTAGCTGATTTAGCACTAGAGAACGGAACATTTAAAGTAAGTGGCTTGTCATATCCACCTCCTGACTACACTGTTTATAGGCTTACGCATGTAAAGCAATCTTCTTTAAAGAAACAATCAATAGAAATATGGAACAAAACCTTTTCAACATATTTTTAA
- a CDS encoding sulfite exporter TauE/SafE family protein, with protein MDVSFILTLFIIGVFGSLLSGLLGVGGAIINYPLLLYIPILFGFSGFNSYEVSGIVAVQVFFATLSGVLSYRKGAYLNKRLILFMGSAVLTGSFIGSFGSQMLPEASINLVYGILAVIAAFMMFIPKKGKDDLDLNQVTFSGVLAASLGFLVGIGAGIVGAGGAFLLVPIMLVVLKIPIRMTLATSLAITFISSIGAAAGKLSTGQVPLVPAIIIVVASLIAAPIGTMIGKKMNVKMLQIILTLLITATAIKVWIDIII; from the coding sequence ATGGACGTATCGTTTATTCTGACTTTATTTATCATTGGTGTGTTTGGTTCCTTGCTTTCTGGTTTACTGGGAGTAGGCGGGGCAATTATCAATTACCCATTGTTGTTGTATATACCTATCCTTTTTGGCTTTTCGGGATTTAATTCATATGAGGTCTCAGGAATAGTGGCAGTACAAGTATTTTTTGCCACATTGTCAGGGGTATTATCTTATCGAAAAGGAGCTTATTTAAATAAACGACTTATCCTTTTCATGGGCAGTGCAGTTTTAACAGGAAGCTTTATTGGAAGCTTCGGATCCCAAATGCTGCCTGAAGCATCAATCAACCTCGTATATGGTATATTAGCAGTTATTGCAGCATTCATGATGTTTATACCAAAGAAAGGCAAAGACGATTTGGACTTAAATCAAGTAACTTTTTCAGGGGTTTTAGCAGCAAGCTTAGGCTTTTTAGTAGGGATTGGCGCAGGTATTGTAGGAGCGGGTGGAGCATTCTTACTGGTTCCGATTATGTTAGTTGTATTAAAGATACCAATACGTATGACATTAGCGACATCCTTAGCAATAACCTTTATCTCATCTATCGGTGCTGCAGCAGGGAAGCTTTCTACAGGCCAAGTACCTCTTGTTCCAGCGATTATTATTGTCGTAGCTAGTCTTATCGCTGCACCAATAGGGACGATGATCGGCAAGAAGATGAATGTCAAGATGCTACAGATAATACTTACTCTACTGATCACAGCTACAGCAATCAAAGTTTGGATTGATATCATTATTTGA
- a CDS encoding 2-hydroxyacid dehydrogenase encodes MECNIIYFEKAFTATIEIIEKYKDNDMNVIYWDNLNEEEKQIALSKANYFITASYPITKELMEKAPNLKLIQKTGSGVDNIDLASADKLNIKVSSTPGANSNSVVELTIGLIISLYRKLNLLDRHTKSGEWKMWEYRTSMFEMNGKKHGIIGIGNIGKKVAELSKAFGTEIIYYDKYKLPVEEEKRLGIQYVAFNELLAQADIVSLHIPLIPETRNLISHEQLNLMKSSAILINVARGNIINEDALASALKCNRLLGAALDTWASEPVEVDNPLLKLDNVVATPHIAGGTRDVLETVLRLTFDNINKVEAGKNANNLITV; translated from the coding sequence ATGGAATGCAATATTATATATTTTGAAAAAGCTTTCACCGCGACGATAGAAATCATCGAAAAGTACAAAGATAATGATATGAATGTTATTTATTGGGATAATTTGAATGAGGAAGAAAAGCAAATTGCACTTAGTAAGGCTAACTATTTCATAACTGCATCTTATCCAATAACAAAGGAATTGATGGAGAAGGCACCCAACTTGAAGCTGATTCAGAAAACCGGCAGTGGAGTTGACAATATTGATTTAGCTTCAGCAGATAAACTTAACATTAAAGTATCAAGTACGCCGGGTGCAAACTCTAACAGTGTTGTAGAACTAACAATTGGATTGATAATAAGTCTATACAGAAAGCTAAATCTTCTAGATCGTCACACTAAGAGTGGAGAATGGAAGATGTGGGAATATCGTACATCAATGTTTGAAATGAATGGTAAAAAACACGGAATTATCGGTATAGGAAACATCGGTAAAAAAGTAGCAGAACTGTCTAAAGCATTCGGTACTGAAATCATCTATTATGATAAATACAAATTGCCTGTAGAAGAAGAAAAAAGATTAGGGATTCAATATGTAGCATTCAATGAACTATTAGCTCAGGCAGATATTGTCAGTCTACACATTCCTTTAATACCGGAGACAAGAAACTTAATAAGCCATGAGCAATTAAATTTGATGAAATCATCAGCAATCCTAATTAATGTAGCAAGAGGTAATATTATTAATGAAGATGCACTAGCCAGCGCGCTTAAATGTAACCGTTTACTCGGAGCAGCTCTTGATACATGGGCTTCAGAACCTGTAGAGGTTGATAATCCTTTATTAAAATTAGATAACGTTGTGGCAACTCCTCACATTGCGGGAGGAACAAGAGACGTGTTGGAAACAGTTCTGCGGTTAACTTTTGATAACATAAATAAAGTTGAAGCAGGAAAAAATGCAAACAATTTAATCACAGTTTAA
- a CDS encoding family 1 glycosylhydrolase translates to MGFPKDFMWGGATAANQCEGAYLTDGKGLSTADVMLASKHGVPREITDGIDRNSFYPSHQAVDHYHRYKEDIALFAEMGFKCYRLSIAWSRIFPNGDDDEPNEEGLRHYEEVFKTCAEYGIEPMVTLSHFETPLGLLKYGSWANRKVVDFFLQYCRTVFTRYKGIVRYWLTFNEINVMSTKPWMAGGIVAEDEQTTMTAAFHQFLASAKAVQIAHEIDSDNKVGMMYNGHVAYPASPDPEDMQATLDFTHKMLFYCDVQCRGYYPNHKLKEFERKGIMIPMQEGDAEDLRAGTVDFISFSYYMTHTVGKKTDMNFQGLNGVKTGYKNPHLATSEWGWAIDPMGLRYLLNLLFDRYQLPLMIVENGLGAIDKVEEDGTIKDSYRIEYLRDHILAMKKAIDIDGIPVMGYTMWGPIDIIAASTGEMKKRYGFIHVDVDDEGNGTRNRTKKESFYWYKKVIESNGENLTW, encoded by the coding sequence ATGGGGTTTCCAAAAGATTTCATGTGGGGCGGAGCTACTGCAGCCAACCAATGCGAGGGAGCGTATCTAACAGATGGAAAAGGGTTGAGCACTGCTGATGTGATGCTTGCCTCTAAACATGGCGTGCCTAGAGAAATTACTGACGGAATTGATAGGAATAGTTTTTATCCAAGTCATCAGGCTGTAGATCATTATCATCGGTACAAAGAAGATATAGCTCTTTTTGCTGAAATGGGTTTCAAATGTTATCGGTTATCCATAGCTTGGTCTCGTATTTTTCCGAATGGAGACGACGATGAGCCAAATGAAGAAGGGCTACGCCACTACGAAGAGGTCTTTAAAACTTGTGCAGAATATGGTATCGAACCGATGGTGACATTATCTCATTTCGAGACACCATTAGGATTATTGAAGTATGGATCGTGGGCGAATCGAAAAGTTGTAGATTTCTTTCTGCAATACTGTAGAACAGTATTTACTAGATATAAAGGAATCGTGAGATATTGGCTTACATTCAATGAGATTAATGTAATGTCTACGAAGCCTTGGATGGCTGGTGGTATAGTGGCTGAAGATGAACAGACTACGATGACGGCGGCATTTCACCAGTTCTTAGCAAGTGCAAAAGCTGTTCAAATAGCCCATGAAATTGATTCTGATAACAAAGTTGGCATGATGTACAATGGCCATGTTGCGTATCCGGCTAGTCCAGATCCGGAAGATATGCAAGCAACTTTAGACTTTACACATAAGATGCTATTTTACTGTGACGTTCAATGCCGAGGATACTATCCAAATCATAAGTTGAAAGAATTCGAACGTAAAGGCATCATGATTCCTATGCAGGAGGGAGATGCGGAAGATTTGCGTGCAGGTACGGTGGATTTTATCTCATTCAGCTACTATATGACACATACTGTGGGAAAAAAGACAGATATGAATTTTCAGGGGTTGAATGGTGTCAAGACCGGTTATAAAAATCCGCACCTTGCTACAAGTGAATGGGGATGGGCCATTGATCCAATGGGACTTCGTTATCTCCTGAATCTATTATTCGACCGATATCAGCTGCCGTTGATGATCGTTGAAAATGGACTAGGAGCTATTGATAAAGTAGAAGAAGATGGAACTATCAAAGATTCCTACCGTATCGAGTATCTAAGGGATCATATCCTGGCGATGAAGAAAGCAATCGATATCGATGGAATCCCGGTAATGGGGTACACGATGTGGGGACCGATAGATATCATTGCTGCCAGCACAGGTGAAATGAAAAAAAGATATGGATTTATTCATGTGGATGTCGATGATGAAGGCAATGGCACACGTAACAGGACTAAAAAAGAATCATTCTATTGGTATAAAAAAGTGATTGAATCGAATGGAGAAAATTTAACTTGGTAG
- a CDS encoding rhodanese-like domain-containing protein: MIVAFFVSRIIPVKGITNITVQEAKNKGKDKRVQFIDVRTPGEYNGYSSKPFMNIPLSNLSAKLETLDKNKEIVVICQSGMRSAKAAIILKKHGFNKIYNVKGGMSAWR, translated from the coding sequence TTGATTGTTGCATTTTTTGTGAGCCGAATAATACCAGTGAAGGGTATTACGAATATCACTGTGCAGGAAGCAAAAAATAAGGGGAAGGATAAGCGCGTACAATTCATCGATGTGCGTACACCGGGTGAATATAACGGATATAGCAGCAAGCCTTTTATGAATATACCGCTGTCCAATTTGTCAGCTAAATTGGAGACGTTAGATAAAAACAAAGAAATCGTTGTAATCTGTCAAAGCGGTATGCGAAGTGCAAAAGCGGCCATAATACTGAAAAAACACGGTTTTAACAAGATTTATAATGTAAAAGGCGGTATGAGTGCCTGGAGATAA